The following are encoded in a window of Gopherus flavomarginatus isolate rGopFla2 chromosome 10, rGopFla2.mat.asm, whole genome shotgun sequence genomic DNA:
- the FZD7 gene encoding frizzled-7 — translation MWAAAAASLGLAALLGALVGMPAGSAAQQYHGEKGISVPDHGFCQPISIPLCTDIAYNQTILPNLLGHTNQEDAGLEVHQFYPLVKVQCSAELKFFLCSMYAPVCTVLEQAIPPCRSLCERARQGCEALMNKFGFQWPERLRCENFPVHGAGEICVGQNTSEAPSRAGTGAGGPTAHPTPYLPGLLTPPPPHAGFGFSCPRQLQVPPYLGYRFLGERDCGAPCEPGRPHGLMYFKEAEVRFARLWVGVWSVLCCASTLFTVMTYLVDMGRFSYPERPIIFLSGCYFMVAVAHVAGFLLEERAVCVERFSEEGYRTVAQGTKKEGCTILFMILYFFGMASSIWWVILSLTWFLAAGMKWGHEAIEANSQYFHLAAWAVPAVKTITILAMGQVDGDVLSGVCYVGLSSVDSLRGFVLAPLFIYLFIGTSFLLAGFVSLFRIRTIMKHDGSKTEKLEKLMVRIGVFSVLYTVPATIVLACYFYEQAFRETWEKTWLLQTCKSYAVPCPGHFAPMSPDFTVFMIKYLMTMIVGITTGFWIWSGKTLQSWRRFYHRLSSGSKGETAV, via the coding sequence ATGTGGGCTGCAGCGGCTGCCTCTCTGGGCCTGGCCGCCCTCCTGGGCGCTCTGGTCGGGATGCCTGCGGGCTCGGCGGCCCAGCAGTACCACGGGGAGAAGGGCATCTCGGTGCCGGACCACGGCTTCTGCCAGCCCATCTCCATCCCGCTGTGCACCGACATCGCCTACAACCAGACCATCCTGCCCAACCTGCTGGGCCACACCAACCAGGAGGACGCCGGGCTGGAGGTGCACCAGTTCTACCCGCTGGTCAAGGTGCAGTGCTCGGCCGAGCTCAAGTTCTTCCTGTGCTCCATGTACGCGCCGGTGTGCACGGTGCTGGAGCAGGCCATCCCGCCCTGTCGCTCCCTGTGCGAGCGGGCCCGCCAGGGCTGCGAGGCGCTCATGAACAAGTTCGGCTTCCAGTGGCCCGAGCGCCTGCGCTGCGAGAACTTCCCCGTGCACGGCGCAGGCGAGATCTGCGTGGGACAGAACACCTCGGAGGCCCCCAGCCGAGCAGGGACAGGGGCCGGCGGCCCCACCGCCCACCCGACCCCTTACCTGCCCGGCCTCCTCACCCCGCCGCCGCCCCACGCCGGCTTCGGCTTCTCCTGCCCCCggcagctccaggtgccaccTTACCTGGGCTACCGCTTCCTGGGGGAGCGGGACTGCGGAGCGCCCTGCGAGCCCGGCCGCCCCCACGGGCTGATGTACTTCAAGGAGGCGGAGGTGCGTTTCGCCCGGCTGTGGGTGGGCGTCTGGTCGGTGCTGTGCTGCGCCTCCACCCTCTTCACCGTGATGACCTACTTGGTGGACATGGGGCGCTTCAGCTACCCGGAGCGGCCCATCATCTTCCTCTCGGGCTGCTACTTCATGGTGGCCGTGGCCCACGTGGCTGGCTTCCTGCTGGAGGAGCGGGCGGTGTGCGTGGAGCGCTTTTCGGAGGAGGGCTACCGCACCGTGGCGCAGGGCACCAAGAAGGAAGGCTGCACCATCCTCTTCATGATCCTCTACTTCTTCGGCATGGCCAGCTCCATCTGGTGGgtgatcctgtccctcacctggTTCCTGGCCGCCGGCATGAAGTGGGGCCACGAGGCTATCGAGGCCAACTCGCAGTACTTCCACCTGGCCGCCTGGGCCGTGCCGGCCGTCAAGACCATCACCATCCTGGCCATGGGGCAGGTGGACGGGGACGTGCTGAGCGGGGTCTGCTACGTGGGCCTCTCCAGCGTGGACTCGCTGCGGGGCTTCGTGCTGGCCCCGCTCTTCATCTACCTCTTCATCGGCACCTCCTTCCTGCTGGCCGGCTTCGTCTCCCTCTTCCGCATCCGCACCATCATGAAGCACGACGGCAGCAAGACGGAGAAGCTGgagaagttgatggtgaggatcGGGGTCTTCAGCGTGCTGTACACCGTGCCCGCCACCATCGTCTTGGCCTGCTACTTCTACGAGCAGGCCTTCCGCGAGACCTGGGAAAAGACTTGGCTGCTGCAGACCTGCAAGAGCTACGCCGTGCCCTGCCCCGGCCACTTCGCCCCCATGAGCCCGGATTTCACCGTCTTCATGATCAAGTATCTCATGACTATGATCGTAGGCATCACCACCGGCTTCTGGATCTGGTCCGGCAAAACCCTTCAGTCCTGGCGGCGCTTCTACCATAGACTCAGCAGTGGCAGCAAAGGGGAGACAGCAGTATGA